A stretch of Macadamia integrifolia cultivar HAES 741 chromosome 7, SCU_Mint_v3, whole genome shotgun sequence DNA encodes these proteins:
- the LOC122084067 gene encoding F-box/LRR-repeat protein 15 isoform X1, which translates to MRGWCCFGVREEEEANTKGESGDMKEGLFSTEAEGKSQEFSFEAMANDRPETSQMGFSFGENEEKDLLLGMSVARDGGGNEVAGDGYAPWELTIGSSRYFERYTCASGQGLGEVDGLGCDEETSLGLGRGNHDRDFQYKRAKVLSDCQERHYAIAMSSGAETSTSSADGDQNISQGSVPSGNEMVLYLSLTPNGGDYGNPMDSNGEGDKDGGGNSTKIEDVEVRMDLTDDLLHMVLSFLDHIDLCRSARVCRQWRAASAHEDFWRFLNFENRNISAIQFADMCHRYPNATEVNICGAPDINSLVMKAITSLKYIETLIVGEGKLEDGFFHALADCSMLKSLNVNGATLGNGVQEITVFHDRLRHLQITKCRVLRISVRCPQLETLSLKRTNMAHALLNCPQLHELDIASCHKLSDAGIRLAATSCPLLASLDMSNCSCVSDETLREIALMCPNLRALNASYCPNISLESVRLPMLAVLKLCSCEGITSASMAAISDSYMLEVLELDNCSLLTSVSLDLPHLQNIRLVHCRKFVDLNLRSPMLSSITVSNCPALHRINITSSSLQKLMLQKQESLTTLALQCQSLQELDLTECESLTNSICEVFSDGGGCPMLRSLVIDNCESLTAVAFNSSSLVSLSLVGCRAMTTLELKCPYLDQVFLDGCDHLERASFFPVGLRSLNLGICPKLNVLRIEAPHMVVLELKGCGVLSEASINCPCLISLDASFCSQLKDDCLSATTASCPLIESLVLMSCPSIGPDGLFSLRWLSCLTLLDLSYTFLMNLQPVFESCLQLKVLKLQACKYLTDSSLEALYKEGALPALRELDLSYGSLCQSAIEELLACCTHLTHVSLNGCVNMHDLNWGYSGGQLFELSSFDDLSAICSSEIIQEPIEQPVRLLQNLNCVGCSNIKKVVIPPRARCFHLSSLNLSLSANLKEVDVTCSNLSFLNLSNCYSLEILKLDCPKLTSLFLQSCSIAEEIVEAAISNCNMLETLDVRFCPMIYSVNMGRLRVVCPSLKRIFSSLCAS; encoded by the exons ATGAGGGGTTGGTGTTGTTTTGGTgtcagggaagaagaagaagcaaacacTAAAGGTGAGTCAGGTGACATGAAAGAGGGGTTATTTTCTACTGAGGCTGAAGGTAAGTCTCAAGAATTCTCGTTTGAGGCCATGGCAAATGACCGACCTGAGACTTCTCAAATGGGATTCTCATTTGGGGAAAACGAGGAGAAAGATTTGCTTTTGGGTATGTCAGTTGCAAGGGATGGTGGAGGGAACGAGGTCGCTGGGGATGGTTATGCCCCATGGGAGCTTACGATCGGAAGTTCTCGTTATTTTGAGCGGTATACCTGCGCCAGTGGTCAGGGCCTTGGGGAGGTTGACGGGTTAGGTTGCGATGAAGAAACTTCGTTGGGCCTTGGAAGAGGGAATCATGATCGTGATTTCCAGTACAAACGAGCTAAAGTTCTTTCTGATTGTCA GGAACGCCATTATGCAATTGCAATGTCATCAGGGGCCGAGACATCCACTTCATCTGCTGATGGGGATCAAAATATATCTCAGGGTTCTGTTCCTTCTGGAAATGAAATGGTCCTTTATCTTAGTTTAACACCAAATGGTGGGGATTATGGAAATCCTATGGATTCAAATGGTGAAGGAGACAAAGATGGAGGTGGCAACAGTACTAAAATAGAAGACGTGGAAGTGAGGATGGATCTTACAGATGACTTATTGCATATG GTTCTCTCTTTCCTGGATCACATCGATCTCTGTCGATCTGCTAGAGTCTGCAGGCAGTGGCGTGCAGCTAGTGCTCATGAAGACTTTTGGAGGTTTCTGAATTTTGAAAATCGCAATATCTCTGCAATACAGT TTGCTGACATGTGTCACCGGTATCCAAACGCCACTGAAGTGAATATCTGCGGTGCTCCTGATATTAACTCACTTGTTATGAAAGCAATAACATCCTTAAA GTATATTGAGACTTTGATAGTGGGGGAAGGGAAGCTAGAGGATGGCTTTTTCCATGCTCTAGCAGATTGTTCTATGTTGAAAAGTCTGAATGTTAACGGTGCAACTCTTGGCAATGGTGTTCAAGAGATAACTGTGTTCCATGATAGACTGCGCCATCTTCAAATTACAAAATGTCGTGTACTTCGCATTTCTGTGAG GTGCCCCCAACTGGAAACCTTGTCCCTAAAGCGTACTAACATGGCTCATGCTTTACTTAATTGCCCTCAATTACATGAATTAGATATAGCTTCGTGCCACAAGCTCTCAGATGCTGGAATTCGTTTGGCAGCAACATCATGCCCTTTATTGGCTTCATTGGACATGtcaaattgttcctgtgttagTGATGAAACATTGCGTGAAATAGCACTTATGTGTCCTAATCTTCGTGCTCTAAATGCATCATACTGCCCCAACATATCACTTGAG TCTGTAAGACTGCCTATGTTAGCAGTTCTGAAGCTTTGTAGTTGTGAGGGAATAACTTCTGCATCAATGGCTGCAATTTCCGATAGTTATATGCTAGAG GTTCTGGAGCTTGATAATTGCAGCTTATTGACATCAGTCTCTTTGGATCTTCCTCACTTGCAGAATATCAGACTAGTGCATTGCCGCAA ATTTGTTGATTTAAATTTGCGGAGTCCTATGCTTTCATCTATTACAGTTTCCAATTGCCCTGCACTACATCGTATCAACATCACATCAAGTTCACTTCAG AAACTAATGTTGCAGAAGCAGGAAAGTTTGACCACCTTAGCATTGCAGTGCCAGTCTTTGCAAGAACTGGACCTCACTGAATGTGAATCTTTGACAAATTCTATTTGCGAGGTTTTTAGCGATGGTGGTGGTTGTCCAATGCTTAGATCTTTGGTTATTGATAACTGTGAG AGTCTGACGGCAGTAGCATTCAACAGTTCCTCTTTAGTCAGTCTATCCCTTGTTGGTTGCCGTGCCATGACTACTTTGGAACTGAAATGTCCTTATCTTGACCAAGTCTTTCTGGATGGTTGTGATCATCTTGAAAGAGCGTCATTTTTTCCT GTTGGACTGCGATCCCTTAATCTTGGTATATGCCCCAAATTGAATGTACTTCGAATTGAAGCTCCACATATGGTTGTTTTGGAGTTGAAGGGGTGTGGTGTTCTGTCTGAAGCGTCCATCAACTGCCCTTGCTTAATTTCTTTAGATGCTTCCTTTTGCAG CCAACTTAAAGATGATTGCTTGTCTGCGACAACTGCTTCATGCCCCCTCATTGAGTCTTTAGTATTGATGTCATGCCCATCCATTGGTCCAGATGGCCTTTTTTCTCTGCGCTGGCTTTCTTGTTTAACCTTGCTGGATTTATCATACACTTTCCTGATGAACTTACAGCCAGTTTTTGAGTCCTGTTTGCAATTGAAG GTATTGAAATTGCAAGCATGCAAGTATCTGACAGACTCTTCTTTGGAGGCTCTTTATAAGGAAGGTGCTCTCCCAGCCCTTCGTGAGCTAGATTTGTCGTATGGGAGCCTTTGCCAGTCTGCAATAGAGGAGCTTCTTGCTTGCTGTACACATCTGACCCATGTGAGCCTGAATGGATGTGTGAATATGCATGACCTGAACTGGGGTTATAGTGGTGGCCAGCTTTTTGAGTTATCCAGCTTTGATGACTTATCTGCAATCTGTTCTTCAGAGATCATCCAGGAGCCAATTGAGCAGCCTGTCCGTTTACTGCAGAATCTGAACTGTGTAGGGTGTTCAAACATTAAGAAAGTTGTCATTCCTCCAAGGGCCCGTTGTTTCCATCTGTCATCATTAAACCTATCTTTGTCCGCAAATCTGAAGGAAGTAGATGTTACTTGTTCCAATCTGAGCTTTCTAAATTTGAG CAATTGTTACTCCTTGGAAATTTTGAAGCTTGACTGTCCAAAGTTGACTAGCCTCTTCCTTCAG TCGTGTAGCATTGCTGAAGAAATTGTGGAAGCTGCAATATCAAATTGTAACATGCTTGAAACTCTTGATGTCCGCTTTTGTCCAATG ATCTACTCTGTAAACATGGGAAGGTTACGTGTTGTATGTCCAAGTCTCAAACGCATCTTCAGTAGCTTGTGTGCATCATGA
- the LOC122084067 gene encoding F-box/LRR-repeat protein 15 isoform X2, whose amino-acid sequence MRGWCCFGVREEEEANTKGESGDMKEGLFSTEAEGKSQEFSFEAMANDRPETSQMGFSFGENEEKDLLLGMSVARDGGGNEVAGDGYAPWELTIGSSRYFERYTCASGQGLGEVDGLGCDEETSLGLGRGNHDRDFQYKRAKVLSDCQERHYAIAMSSGAETSTSSADGDQNISQGSVPSGNEMVLYLSLTPNGGDYGNPMDSNGEGDKDGGGNSTKIEDVEVRMDLTDDLLHMVLSFLDHIDLCRSARVCRQWRAASAHEDFWRFLNFENRNISAIQFADMCHRYPNATEVNICGAPDINSLVMKAITSLKYIETLIVGEGKLEDGFFHALADCSMLKSLNVNGATLGNGVQEITVFHDRLRHLQITKCRVLRISVRCPQLETLSLKRTNMAHALLNCPQLHELDIASCHKLSDAGIRLAATSCPLLASLDMSNCSCVSDETLREIALMCPNLRALNASYCPNISLESVRLPMLAVLKLCSCEGITSASMAAISDSYMLEVLELDNCSLLTSVSLDLPHLQNIRLVHCRKFVDLNLRSPMLSSITVSNCPALHRINITSSSLQKLMLQKQESLTTLALQCQSLQELDLTECESLTNSICEVFSDGGGCPMLRSLVIDNCESLTAVAFNSSSLVSLSLVGCRAMTTLELKCPYLDQVFLDGCDHLERASFFPVGLRSLNLGICPKLNVLRIEAPHMVVLELKGCGVLSEASINCPCLISLDASFCSQLKDDCLSATTASCPLIESLVLMSCPSIGPDGLFSLRWLSCLTLLDLSYTFLMNLQPVFESCLQLKVLKLQACKYLTDSSLEALYKEGALPALRELDLSYGSLCQSAIEELLACCTHLTHVSLNGCVNMHDLNWGYSGGQLFELSSFDDLSAICSSEIIQEPIEQPVRLLQNLNCVGCSNIKKVVIPPRARCFHLSSLNLSLSANLKEVDVTCSNLSFLNLSNCYSLEILKLDCPKLTSLFLQLLIQYTSC is encoded by the exons ATGAGGGGTTGGTGTTGTTTTGGTgtcagggaagaagaagaagcaaacacTAAAGGTGAGTCAGGTGACATGAAAGAGGGGTTATTTTCTACTGAGGCTGAAGGTAAGTCTCAAGAATTCTCGTTTGAGGCCATGGCAAATGACCGACCTGAGACTTCTCAAATGGGATTCTCATTTGGGGAAAACGAGGAGAAAGATTTGCTTTTGGGTATGTCAGTTGCAAGGGATGGTGGAGGGAACGAGGTCGCTGGGGATGGTTATGCCCCATGGGAGCTTACGATCGGAAGTTCTCGTTATTTTGAGCGGTATACCTGCGCCAGTGGTCAGGGCCTTGGGGAGGTTGACGGGTTAGGTTGCGATGAAGAAACTTCGTTGGGCCTTGGAAGAGGGAATCATGATCGTGATTTCCAGTACAAACGAGCTAAAGTTCTTTCTGATTGTCA GGAACGCCATTATGCAATTGCAATGTCATCAGGGGCCGAGACATCCACTTCATCTGCTGATGGGGATCAAAATATATCTCAGGGTTCTGTTCCTTCTGGAAATGAAATGGTCCTTTATCTTAGTTTAACACCAAATGGTGGGGATTATGGAAATCCTATGGATTCAAATGGTGAAGGAGACAAAGATGGAGGTGGCAACAGTACTAAAATAGAAGACGTGGAAGTGAGGATGGATCTTACAGATGACTTATTGCATATG GTTCTCTCTTTCCTGGATCACATCGATCTCTGTCGATCTGCTAGAGTCTGCAGGCAGTGGCGTGCAGCTAGTGCTCATGAAGACTTTTGGAGGTTTCTGAATTTTGAAAATCGCAATATCTCTGCAATACAGT TTGCTGACATGTGTCACCGGTATCCAAACGCCACTGAAGTGAATATCTGCGGTGCTCCTGATATTAACTCACTTGTTATGAAAGCAATAACATCCTTAAA GTATATTGAGACTTTGATAGTGGGGGAAGGGAAGCTAGAGGATGGCTTTTTCCATGCTCTAGCAGATTGTTCTATGTTGAAAAGTCTGAATGTTAACGGTGCAACTCTTGGCAATGGTGTTCAAGAGATAACTGTGTTCCATGATAGACTGCGCCATCTTCAAATTACAAAATGTCGTGTACTTCGCATTTCTGTGAG GTGCCCCCAACTGGAAACCTTGTCCCTAAAGCGTACTAACATGGCTCATGCTTTACTTAATTGCCCTCAATTACATGAATTAGATATAGCTTCGTGCCACAAGCTCTCAGATGCTGGAATTCGTTTGGCAGCAACATCATGCCCTTTATTGGCTTCATTGGACATGtcaaattgttcctgtgttagTGATGAAACATTGCGTGAAATAGCACTTATGTGTCCTAATCTTCGTGCTCTAAATGCATCATACTGCCCCAACATATCACTTGAG TCTGTAAGACTGCCTATGTTAGCAGTTCTGAAGCTTTGTAGTTGTGAGGGAATAACTTCTGCATCAATGGCTGCAATTTCCGATAGTTATATGCTAGAG GTTCTGGAGCTTGATAATTGCAGCTTATTGACATCAGTCTCTTTGGATCTTCCTCACTTGCAGAATATCAGACTAGTGCATTGCCGCAA ATTTGTTGATTTAAATTTGCGGAGTCCTATGCTTTCATCTATTACAGTTTCCAATTGCCCTGCACTACATCGTATCAACATCACATCAAGTTCACTTCAG AAACTAATGTTGCAGAAGCAGGAAAGTTTGACCACCTTAGCATTGCAGTGCCAGTCTTTGCAAGAACTGGACCTCACTGAATGTGAATCTTTGACAAATTCTATTTGCGAGGTTTTTAGCGATGGTGGTGGTTGTCCAATGCTTAGATCTTTGGTTATTGATAACTGTGAG AGTCTGACGGCAGTAGCATTCAACAGTTCCTCTTTAGTCAGTCTATCCCTTGTTGGTTGCCGTGCCATGACTACTTTGGAACTGAAATGTCCTTATCTTGACCAAGTCTTTCTGGATGGTTGTGATCATCTTGAAAGAGCGTCATTTTTTCCT GTTGGACTGCGATCCCTTAATCTTGGTATATGCCCCAAATTGAATGTACTTCGAATTGAAGCTCCACATATGGTTGTTTTGGAGTTGAAGGGGTGTGGTGTTCTGTCTGAAGCGTCCATCAACTGCCCTTGCTTAATTTCTTTAGATGCTTCCTTTTGCAG CCAACTTAAAGATGATTGCTTGTCTGCGACAACTGCTTCATGCCCCCTCATTGAGTCTTTAGTATTGATGTCATGCCCATCCATTGGTCCAGATGGCCTTTTTTCTCTGCGCTGGCTTTCTTGTTTAACCTTGCTGGATTTATCATACACTTTCCTGATGAACTTACAGCCAGTTTTTGAGTCCTGTTTGCAATTGAAG GTATTGAAATTGCAAGCATGCAAGTATCTGACAGACTCTTCTTTGGAGGCTCTTTATAAGGAAGGTGCTCTCCCAGCCCTTCGTGAGCTAGATTTGTCGTATGGGAGCCTTTGCCAGTCTGCAATAGAGGAGCTTCTTGCTTGCTGTACACATCTGACCCATGTGAGCCTGAATGGATGTGTGAATATGCATGACCTGAACTGGGGTTATAGTGGTGGCCAGCTTTTTGAGTTATCCAGCTTTGATGACTTATCTGCAATCTGTTCTTCAGAGATCATCCAGGAGCCAATTGAGCAGCCTGTCCGTTTACTGCAGAATCTGAACTGTGTAGGGTGTTCAAACATTAAGAAAGTTGTCATTCCTCCAAGGGCCCGTTGTTTCCATCTGTCATCATTAAACCTATCTTTGTCCGCAAATCTGAAGGAAGTAGATGTTACTTGTTCCAATCTGAGCTTTCTAAATTTGAG CAATTGTTACTCCTTGGAAATTTTGAAGCTTGACTGTCCAAAGTTGACTAGCCTCTTCCTTCAG CTGTTGATTCAGTACACTTCCTGTTGA
- the LOC122084067 gene encoding F-box/LRR-repeat protein 15 isoform X3, which produces MRGWCCFGVREEEEANTKGESGDMKEGLFSTEAEGKSQEFSFEAMANDRPETSQMGFSFGENEEKDLLLGMSVARDGGGNEVAGDGYAPWELTIGSSRYFERYTCASGQGLGEVDGLGCDEETSLGLGRGNHDRDFQYKRAKVLSDCQERHYAIAMSSGAETSTSSADGDQNISQGSVPSGNEMVLYLSLTPNGGDYGNPMDSNGEGDKDGGGNSTKIEDVEVRMDLTDDLLHMVLSFLDHIDLCRSARVCRQWRAASAHEDFWRFLNFENRNISAIQFADMCHRYPNATEVNICGAPDINSLVMKAITSLKYIETLIVGEGKLEDGFFHALADCSMLKSLNVNGATLGNGVQEITVFHDRLRHLQITKCRVLRISVRCPQLETLSLKRTNMAHALLNCPQLHELDIASCHKLSDAGIRLAATSCPLLASLDMSNCSCVSDETLREIALMCPNLRALNASYCPNISLESVRLPMLAVLKLCSCEGITSASMAAISDSYMLEVLELDNCSLLTSVSLDLPHLQNIRLVHCRKFVDLNLRSPMLSSITVSNCPALHRINITSSSLQKLMLQKQESLTTLALQCQSLQELDLTECESLTNSICEVFSDGGGCPMLRSLVIDNCESLTAVAFNSSSLVSLSLVGCRAMTTLELKCPYLDQVFLDGCDHLERASFFPVGLRSLNLGICPKLNVLRIEAPHMVVLELKGCGVLSEASINCPCLISLDASFCSQLKDDCLSATTASCPLIESLVLMSCPSIGPDGLFSLRWLSCLTLLDLSYTFLMNLQPVFESCLQLKVLKLQACKYLTDSSLEALYKEGALPALRELDLSYGSLCQSAIEELLACCTHLTHVSLNGCVNMHDLNWGYSGGQLFELSSFDDLSAICSSEIIQEPIEQPVRLLQNLNCVGCSNIKKVVIPPRARCFHLSSLNLSLSANLKEVDVTCSNLSFLNLSNCYSLEILKLDCPKLTSLFLQFS; this is translated from the exons ATGAGGGGTTGGTGTTGTTTTGGTgtcagggaagaagaagaagcaaacacTAAAGGTGAGTCAGGTGACATGAAAGAGGGGTTATTTTCTACTGAGGCTGAAGGTAAGTCTCAAGAATTCTCGTTTGAGGCCATGGCAAATGACCGACCTGAGACTTCTCAAATGGGATTCTCATTTGGGGAAAACGAGGAGAAAGATTTGCTTTTGGGTATGTCAGTTGCAAGGGATGGTGGAGGGAACGAGGTCGCTGGGGATGGTTATGCCCCATGGGAGCTTACGATCGGAAGTTCTCGTTATTTTGAGCGGTATACCTGCGCCAGTGGTCAGGGCCTTGGGGAGGTTGACGGGTTAGGTTGCGATGAAGAAACTTCGTTGGGCCTTGGAAGAGGGAATCATGATCGTGATTTCCAGTACAAACGAGCTAAAGTTCTTTCTGATTGTCA GGAACGCCATTATGCAATTGCAATGTCATCAGGGGCCGAGACATCCACTTCATCTGCTGATGGGGATCAAAATATATCTCAGGGTTCTGTTCCTTCTGGAAATGAAATGGTCCTTTATCTTAGTTTAACACCAAATGGTGGGGATTATGGAAATCCTATGGATTCAAATGGTGAAGGAGACAAAGATGGAGGTGGCAACAGTACTAAAATAGAAGACGTGGAAGTGAGGATGGATCTTACAGATGACTTATTGCATATG GTTCTCTCTTTCCTGGATCACATCGATCTCTGTCGATCTGCTAGAGTCTGCAGGCAGTGGCGTGCAGCTAGTGCTCATGAAGACTTTTGGAGGTTTCTGAATTTTGAAAATCGCAATATCTCTGCAATACAGT TTGCTGACATGTGTCACCGGTATCCAAACGCCACTGAAGTGAATATCTGCGGTGCTCCTGATATTAACTCACTTGTTATGAAAGCAATAACATCCTTAAA GTATATTGAGACTTTGATAGTGGGGGAAGGGAAGCTAGAGGATGGCTTTTTCCATGCTCTAGCAGATTGTTCTATGTTGAAAAGTCTGAATGTTAACGGTGCAACTCTTGGCAATGGTGTTCAAGAGATAACTGTGTTCCATGATAGACTGCGCCATCTTCAAATTACAAAATGTCGTGTACTTCGCATTTCTGTGAG GTGCCCCCAACTGGAAACCTTGTCCCTAAAGCGTACTAACATGGCTCATGCTTTACTTAATTGCCCTCAATTACATGAATTAGATATAGCTTCGTGCCACAAGCTCTCAGATGCTGGAATTCGTTTGGCAGCAACATCATGCCCTTTATTGGCTTCATTGGACATGtcaaattgttcctgtgttagTGATGAAACATTGCGTGAAATAGCACTTATGTGTCCTAATCTTCGTGCTCTAAATGCATCATACTGCCCCAACATATCACTTGAG TCTGTAAGACTGCCTATGTTAGCAGTTCTGAAGCTTTGTAGTTGTGAGGGAATAACTTCTGCATCAATGGCTGCAATTTCCGATAGTTATATGCTAGAG GTTCTGGAGCTTGATAATTGCAGCTTATTGACATCAGTCTCTTTGGATCTTCCTCACTTGCAGAATATCAGACTAGTGCATTGCCGCAA ATTTGTTGATTTAAATTTGCGGAGTCCTATGCTTTCATCTATTACAGTTTCCAATTGCCCTGCACTACATCGTATCAACATCACATCAAGTTCACTTCAG AAACTAATGTTGCAGAAGCAGGAAAGTTTGACCACCTTAGCATTGCAGTGCCAGTCTTTGCAAGAACTGGACCTCACTGAATGTGAATCTTTGACAAATTCTATTTGCGAGGTTTTTAGCGATGGTGGTGGTTGTCCAATGCTTAGATCTTTGGTTATTGATAACTGTGAG AGTCTGACGGCAGTAGCATTCAACAGTTCCTCTTTAGTCAGTCTATCCCTTGTTGGTTGCCGTGCCATGACTACTTTGGAACTGAAATGTCCTTATCTTGACCAAGTCTTTCTGGATGGTTGTGATCATCTTGAAAGAGCGTCATTTTTTCCT GTTGGACTGCGATCCCTTAATCTTGGTATATGCCCCAAATTGAATGTACTTCGAATTGAAGCTCCACATATGGTTGTTTTGGAGTTGAAGGGGTGTGGTGTTCTGTCTGAAGCGTCCATCAACTGCCCTTGCTTAATTTCTTTAGATGCTTCCTTTTGCAG CCAACTTAAAGATGATTGCTTGTCTGCGACAACTGCTTCATGCCCCCTCATTGAGTCTTTAGTATTGATGTCATGCCCATCCATTGGTCCAGATGGCCTTTTTTCTCTGCGCTGGCTTTCTTGTTTAACCTTGCTGGATTTATCATACACTTTCCTGATGAACTTACAGCCAGTTTTTGAGTCCTGTTTGCAATTGAAG GTATTGAAATTGCAAGCATGCAAGTATCTGACAGACTCTTCTTTGGAGGCTCTTTATAAGGAAGGTGCTCTCCCAGCCCTTCGTGAGCTAGATTTGTCGTATGGGAGCCTTTGCCAGTCTGCAATAGAGGAGCTTCTTGCTTGCTGTACACATCTGACCCATGTGAGCCTGAATGGATGTGTGAATATGCATGACCTGAACTGGGGTTATAGTGGTGGCCAGCTTTTTGAGTTATCCAGCTTTGATGACTTATCTGCAATCTGTTCTTCAGAGATCATCCAGGAGCCAATTGAGCAGCCTGTCCGTTTACTGCAGAATCTGAACTGTGTAGGGTGTTCAAACATTAAGAAAGTTGTCATTCCTCCAAGGGCCCGTTGTTTCCATCTGTCATCATTAAACCTATCTTTGTCCGCAAATCTGAAGGAAGTAGATGTTACTTGTTCCAATCTGAGCTTTCTAAATTTGAG CAATTGTTACTCCTTGGAAATTTTGAAGCTTGACTGTCCAAAGTTGACTAGCCTCTTCCTTCAG TTTTCTTGA